In Juglans microcarpa x Juglans regia isolate MS1-56 chromosome 4S, Jm3101_v1.0, whole genome shotgun sequence, a single window of DNA contains:
- the LOC121262499 gene encoding NAC domain-containing protein 37-like, whose protein sequence is MMETTMESSVPPGFRFHPTDEELVGYYLRKKIASQKIDLDVIRDIDLYRIEPWDLQERCRIGYEEQNEWYFFSHKDKKYPTGTRTNRATMAGFWKATGRDKAVYDKAKLIGMRKTLVFYKGRAPNGQKSDWIMHEYRLESDENGPPQEEGWVVCRAFKKRTITQTKGAIEGWDTSYFYDEPSGISSVVDSTDFISRPPQSFLAQSFLCKQEIEADNLCFMQSHDKFVQLPQLQSPSLPLIKRPSSISLVSENNEEEDQQVSRGCNNTKKVTDWRALDKFVASQLSQEERFEGDAESSFGADHDSDMSLLLLQSSRDEEGS, encoded by the exons ATGATGGAGACGACGATGGAGTCTTCTGTCCCACCGGGTTTCCGGTTCCATCCAACAGATGAAGAGCTTGTTGGGTATTACCTGAGGAAGAAGATTGCATCGCAAAAGATCGATCTTGACGTTATCAGAGATATCGATCTGTATAGGATCGAACCATGGGATCTCCAAG AGAGATGTCGGATCGGTTATGAAGAGCAAAATGAGTGGTACTTCTTCAGCCACAAGGATAAGAAGTATCCGACGGGAACTAGGACTAACAGAGCAACCATGGCTGGGTTTTGGAAAGCGACAGGCAGAGACAAAGCTGTGTATGACAAGGCAAAACTGATTGGAATGAGAAAAACCCTCGTCTTCTACAAGGGGCGGGCACCAAATGGCCAGAAATCTGACTGGATCATGCATGAATATAGGCTTGAATCTGACGAAAATGGACCTCCACAG GAAGAAGGATGGGTGGTATGCAGAGCGTTCAAGAAGCGAACCATTACCCAAACTAAGGGCGCCATTGAAGGGTGGGACACAAGCTATTTCTATGACGAACCGAGTGGGATTAGCTCAGTCGTGGATTCAACTGATTTCATCTCAAGGCCACCCCAAAGTTTTCTAGCTCAGAGTTTCCTGTGTAAGCAAGAGATAGAGGCGGATAACTTATGTTTCATGCAGTCTCATGATAAGTTTGTTCAGCTTCCTCAGTTACAGAGCCCATCTCTACCACTAATAAAGAGGCCAAGCTCAATATCTCTCGTGTCAgaaaacaatgaagaagaagatcagcAAGTTAGTAGAGGGTGCAACAACACCAAGAAAGTGACGGACTGGAGGGCCCTTGACAAGTTTGTTGCTTCTCAATTGAGTCAAGAAGAAAGGTTTGAGGGTGATGCAGAATCGAGCTTTGGCGCAGATCATGACTCTGACATGTCATTACTGTTGTTGCAGAGTAGTAGGGACGAAGAAGGAAGTTGA
- the LOC121262113 gene encoding uncharacterized protein LOC121262113, translating into MNISILATSEPLQAIEKIQKWALRIGYHKFASNMEVGGKIWLCWKEEIDKDLVAVTNKSFTRLFSLNGEAIMASFIYAKCSMIEHCELWDHLSSMTWTGIPCVVMGDFNIIHVDSERRGGNPRPCLAMSEFNDCIDNCGLIEWNLAVKCGGAEARLLNRSTSEHSPIFLRLTPYIQRHRNSTVESMRISEDINLSSPEQVHEGAMQHFEEFLGQSGNGEIPDLSSLIQPCFEDSD; encoded by the exons ATGAATATTTCTATTTTGGCGACATCTGAACCTCTTCAGGCGATTGAGAAAATACAAAAGTGGGCGCTTCGGATTGGGTATCACAAGTTCGCTTCTAATATGGAAGTGGGAGGCAAAATTTGGCTTTGTTGGAAAGAGGAGATAGACAAGGACTTGGTCGCTGTGACTAATAAATCTTTCACAAGATTGTTTTCTCTTAACGGGGAGGCTATCATGGCTTCTTTTATTTATGCCAAATGTTCAATGATTGAGCATTGTGAGTTGTGGGACCATTTGAGTAGTATGACTTGGACAGGTATTCCATGTGTTGTTATGggagattttaacattattcatGTTGACTCTGAAAGAAGGGGTGGGAACCCAAGACCTTGTTTGGCTATGAGTGAATTTAATGATTGCATTGATAATTGTGGACTGATAGAGTGGAATCTTGCTG TCAAATGTGGAGGTGCTGAAGCCAGGCTTCTCAACCGTAGTACATCAGAACATTCGCCCATTTTTCTCCGATTGACGCCTTATATCCAAAG ACATCGGAACTCGACTGTGGAGTCCATGCGGATCTCTGAAGATATCAATCTTTCTTCGCCAGAACAAGTTCATGAAGGGGCAATGCAACACTTTGAGGAATTTCTTGGTCAGTCGGGGAATGGTGAAATTCCAGATTTGTCATCTCTCATTCAGCCATGTTTTGAGGATAGTGATTAG